Part of the Oncorhynchus nerka isolate Pitt River linkage group LG14, Oner_Uvic_2.0, whole genome shotgun sequence genome is shown below.
CTGAGAGTCCTACCTTTCCTCCAGCTTGCCCTCGGACAGCGAAGCAGAACAGTGTGGATTCCTCTGTGTTGCCCTCCATTTTGAACTGGGCAAAGCCTGCGGCGTGGCCCTCAATGGGCTGGGACACCTTCCTGTCCACAGAGTACAGCTGCATGGCTCCCACCACACGGTTTTGCTAAAATCAGGGAAAACAGACTGTATAAGAGCTTGTCTTACAGCAGTCTTTTCCAGTGGTAAATAAGCCTTCAGGGCAGAACATTTCATGACGACGTTCAAGCTTCAACAGTTAAAAACCAAGAGATTAGCCTCTATCAGGTCAGTGTATTGCTGTACAGAAGAGTGGACACTCACAAGGATTAActgattaatttaaaaaaaatgcaagTCACTTTACAGTAGATTACAGCTAGTGTCAACCAGAAATACAATATAATTCCTTCTATTTCAGTACCTGTGCTGAAATCCCAATGAGAAGCAGCCATTTCTGTTTGGCATCGGTGCGGTAGTTGATGATTTGACAGCCTGCAAGGCTGGAGTGTCGGTCAAAGACTTTGGCTGGCTGGGAGTCTCCCTCCATGCTCCAATGGTAGACGGCGTTGTCTGTGACAAGTGCTACAGTGTTGAGGGAGATCCACTTCCAGAAAGTGACATCATCAGTCATGGTGTGAGCCTTCATCTTGCTCTTCATCTCAATGTTGAAAATCTGGAGGGTTTTTGCAGCTGAAAATTCATACAGAAAAAGGTATGATATagcacttgcctagttaaataaaggttaaatcaaataaataaacaccATCACCACTAACTAATGTCAACTACTAATCCCCACACACAAACATTAGACTATAGGGAAAATTAAAATACTGTAATAGCAAATTCGGCTTGATTTAGAAATATTGGTAGTCATGGTTCGGTGCGAGCACCACTAAATGACCATACAAAACAGCACTTGCAATGTAGAAAGCAAGACCACAGCGGACAACCAATAACATGGTCAGATCTGCATTCAGTTATGAAAACACTCAATACAAAAGGCAGAAGACACTGACCAATCCAGATGAGGCTAATAAGCAACAACCTCTTGGGACTGGGTGAATTGACAACTTACAaacaagtgccttcagaaagttcaTACCCCATGACTTATTCCAACATTTTGTTGTGATACAACCTGAATAATTCAAAATGGGTTAAATAGATTTATCAACCATCTACGCACAACACCACATAATAACGAAGTGAAAACATGGGTTATTGAAATATTGCAAATTtactgaaaatgaaatacagaaatgtctcttttacataagcattcacactcccgagtcaatactttgtagaagtgcctttggcagcaattacagctttgaGTAGTCTTGGGTATGTCTATCAGCTTTGGACATcaggatttggggattttctcccattcttccttgcagattttctcaagctgttaagttagatggggaTCTGCAGTGAagtcaagtctttccacagagtttcaatgggattcaagtctgggcattggctgggccactcaagaccGTTTACATTcgtgttctgaagccattccagcattgCTTTGGTTGTATGCTTGGGGTTGTatgcattgtcctgttggaacagaAATCCTGTCACAAGTCTAAAGTAATTtgtactctgaagcaggttctcatcaaggactTGCCTGTATTTTGCTTCATTCATTGTTCCCCCTTTCCCAGTCTCCCAGtccgctgaaaagcatccccatagcatgatgctgccaccaccatgcttcaggtagggatggtgttagacaggtgaggagctgtgcctggttttctccagacatagcgcTCTGCATTCAGGCCAGAGTATCTCATTAGACCACAATCTTTTGCCTTATGCTCTGTCTTTcacgtgcctttttgcaaactcaaGGCGTGAGGTCATGTGcgtttttctcaggagtggcttctgtccgGCCACACTCCCTTAAAGCctagattggtgaagtgctgtagtcCTTCTGGCagcttctcccatctcagccaaggaactatgtagttctgtcagagtggtcattgggttcttagtcacctccctgaccaaggtccttctttcCCGGTTGCtcagacggccagctctaggcagtgtgggtagttccatatttttttccatttcccaatgacggagaccactgtgctctcgGAAACTTTAAACATTCTAGAAATTGTTTTATACCTTTCCCCAGATATATTCCTCATCACAATTCTCTCAGACTTCATgatatagtttctgctctgacatgcactgtcaactgtgggaccttacatacacaggtgtttctttctaaatcatgccAAAACAATTGAATTTGCCaaaagtggactccaatcaagttgtagtgacatcaAAGATGATCAAAATAAGTtggatgcacccgagctcaatttcgagtgttacagcaaaggggtgtgaatacttatgtaaattagatttcaGTATTTTGTTTTCAATCAATTTGTAAGCATTTCTAAAAAAcgtgttttcactttgtaattatggggtaaagacattttttaaatcaattttgaattcaggctttaaCAACAAAAGCCAGAGGCTGTATAAGGCCCTTCTACTCAAGTTCTAACGCATCTGCTTAGTCATAAGTCATCTTCAGGGGTGTGAATCTGAAGTTCAAGCAGCTCTACAGGATTCCTAACCCACTATTAATCCTGAGATGAATGAAGGAGTTTGGGTTGGGTCTGAATGCAGATTAACGCAAGACCACAAAGCACAAACAGATGTGATGAGGTACGAGAAGTGTCTTAGGATGCACCGACTGACACCAATTTAATTTCAGGCTTATTATTGGAGCAATGAAAGAGTTTCCTAGTCATTCATTTCTTGTGGCTGTAGCCTATGATGAACCTGCTATAGTTCTCACATGTTACCATCgaaaatatataaaaacaacAGGTTAGCCCATCTAATGCAGAGATATGACACATTTGATCACTTATCTTGCCTGACAAGTAAACAATTAAAATATAATACATTATAGGCTACATAAAGACCAATATACAGGGGTGGGGTGTCAAATCAACATTAATCAATCAACACAAAAATACAAATGAATTTGGCTACCATAGTCTAGCATTGAAATAAATATTGCATTGCATATCTGATTTTCCTGTAGTCTAATAATATGCAGGATCTGCAATACATTTGGTCTCTGAATGCAAGTCTCTCTCTTACACTGCAGTCAAGGACGCACTGACAAAATCATGCAAACCATGACTACTTCGGCCTATAGGCCAAGACCAGCTCTCAAACTGGATATAGTTATAATAGGTGCATGAATAACAAATTATCAAAAGTTATCCCAAGGATCTTGCTTCAGAGGAATATTTCACCGTCTCAGCCTGTGCAAGCCTTGATCTCTAGGCCATTGAGACAGTAGTGTACAATGTGCCATAATGGGGACTTGTCGATATAAAAAGGTGCACATGGCATACTCAGACGTTTTACATCAGGCATTTGTTTCCTCTACCCTAGAGGTCTTGATGAACTTCCTTGTATTTCCATATTCTGGTTCTTATTTATCCTATATTCTCCCGCTCTTTAAATCATCCCCCTTGTGCTTCCATTCTACTTTCTAACACTCCTTCCTATGTAAACAGTACATACACAGTACTGGACAGACATTCCAACACAGTGCAAACATGATTACAACTTCCACAACTCATGATATATAAAATCCAACTCACCGTCTGCAAACATATAAGAAAGCATTAAGAAACGAAAAGAGCAAAAACAAGCAAAAATAGACAAGCATTCATGATTGTATGACAATTTTATCAGTGTACAATGGAGTTACTATTTCAAATTGGACTATAAATTGCAAATTACAAGCAGTTTTACTACAGGTCTGTATATGGTCATTAACACGCAAAGCAGAATGTGACAGGTCTAGATCAATAACTTGCTGACAAACATTAAGACAGCAACACACAGGGAAATGATGGTCAACAGCAATCAAAGTTGTAGTTAACCACTTAGTTTGGGTGAATTCAATTGTTAAAAACACAGCCTCTGTACATATTAGTTGAGTCAAAGGAAACAGTTCAGGGGGTGGGGTAAGTGGAAGTACTTACCTTTGAGGGCAATAACTTTGCTAGCAGGGTTCATGATGGCGCTATCTGCAGAGATGGGTCTACGGATGGGAGTGTTGGGGTCGGCCATATCAATGATGACCACCTGTGCCTGCTCGCCCACCTTCTCTCTTATACAGATGAACTTATCAGACTCCATAGTCAGGGTGCTGAATCCAATGTTAGCTGGGTTGATCCCCAGGTTCTGGAGCTAAAGGAAATATAATTACATTTTTTGAATCATTTATTGAAAAAACAATTGCTAGCGTGACTGTGTTGCAGAGGTGGCTCTGTGAACAATGCTTGCATGATGAGTGAGTAATCTTGTCTGAGACCTGAACGTGTTGGCTCCTGTCCTGGAACTAATGCCGTAGCTTTAGTTCAGTGGGCTAACTGGCCTCAAGGCCCATGCACATTGATTGATTAAGATGTTATGTTGATGATTCGTGATGTAGTTAGCCATTTATAAAGACTCAAACACATGACCCTTTTATCATCCTATAGCCATATAACTAGCTACATCCAAATAAATAATACTAGtactaactagctagctgtgcTGTTTTGACCAGCATAGAACTACTGTCTGTTGATTAAGCCAATTTAACTCAACACCTGCCTTACCTGAATGAAGGTCCAAGGTAATCTAAGATCAGTGTCAGACTAGCATACATAGATAAATAAATCTAGCGGTTAGTGAATGGACTGTCACGCAGAAACATCGTTCTAGTTAAGTAGCTAGCCATTAAATATGTTTTGAGTTAACAGGCCAATACAAAGAGTAGCCGTCATACGAAAGCAGTTTGTTAACGTTACGTTTGATGGCAACCCtaaagttaactagctagctgacaCACTGTGGTAGTCTTTTCGCTAGCAGGTTAACATTGCATGGCAACGGTGGAAGAGAGGTCATTCATTTCGCTGCAGGTGTTGGACAGCTAGCTACAGTTCGCTAGCTTGTTAGCGAAAATCATCAAGCAGCCGAGACAAATCTGGAGGTGTGTAGCGTGATAACTACGCTACCTGGTCACGACTACTATTTAACTATATTGTTTTCATACCTGCAGGTGCTCCTGGAAGCGGATAGGTAGTATTTGTGCCATTGCGGGTTTTCTTTGCTTTTACGGTGTCCTGAAATTCTAACTAAGCAGCTACGATAGCTGGCTAGGTTAGCACTGTGCTAGCTACGACCTCCTCACTCACTGATTCTTAAATCGTAGTCAGACAGTGAATCTTTACGTCCAATCAATGTGTTATTTTGTATATTTTCTTAGTCGTGATTCCAAAATCGTATGTCAAGTGTAGCCGCCGGATGTTTGTGCGTTTTCTCCACTGCCTGAATGGATGGCAGTGGCTTTAGCACTGATCTCAGTCCAAACCTGCAATGGCGGCGGAAACGACtcagagatggaagaggaagcgAGATATCCCACTCCAAGTGTTTTGTTTATACGGTCAATGAACTAAACCGACAAGACCAAGCTGCTGTCGCATTGAGAACCACCCCTTAAGTAAACCGGAATTGTGAAACATTTTCAGAGTTAAACGGTCTGAGTAAAACATCTTCATTTGCCACCAGCTTTGTCAGAATGTTCTCAATCCGGAAGCAGCTGGGGATATCTTGGGAAGGACATCCCAACATGATCGTTCCATCTGTGATTTCATCTTTGCTTTCGACATGGAACGGTCAAAAACACACTTTAATGTGTATAATTGGCCAAACACTTATTGactcttattttacaatgagTTCCAATTTGTGTCACGTCATTCGCTCTTTTACATCAGTTCCGGATTAATCACGCTTCAGACAGGCAGCTGATTTTGAACGCCCCCTCTGCGTTGATGTTTCAATATCGTGTCTGTCACAGGGTCTCAGTTCTAGAACGACTGATTTGTCATTAAATAAATTCGAAACATAGAACAGCACCTGTCATGCATGCTACTGTCCATAATGTCCTGTAGTACTGTCCCATGCAGTCCTTTCTGAATTATTGTATAATTTTGTGGATAGCCTACCATTTGATCCCAGTAAATGCAAAGTGGGATCCTACCCTAACCATAGATCTAACCCTGACCCAACGTTTTAGTTGGGTTGTCCCAAGCATCCCACTTTAATAGCAAAAACAGTTTGATCCAGCACTCTAGAATGAACATCAACCAGAAAAACGTTCTTAAATCCACAAGCCCTATCCTGTTGAGTCATATTGAAATACAGTTTCAAAATTAATACATACTTTCTTAATTATTCAAAATGTTCACAAATGCATTTGAGCAATTTTTTGACTAAATAATCCCATTCAATGCCTTGACAGCCACAATATCCTAAAAAAATATTTAAGGCTTAAAAAGAGCAATGGAAAAAACAAAAAAAGGAGACTCAAGAAGCTGATGCATTACAAGAAGCGGCTGTATTTGACTATAAAAGGCATCTCTAATCCAGTGTCTCTACGCTGTTTTATTTATATTTCAGTGTAAAAAGCCTATACTCTattagaaaaacaaaacaaaaacagtaaCCCAATTACATCTCTTAAAAAGAAAGCAATCCAAAAATGTCCCATTCACCTCAATTAAAATAGAAACACCATTTCAATTTTGCTAGCCCCCCCCAATTATTTTTTTAACATATATTCTCCAAGGCAGTTGGTCATGGCCAATTAATTGACTTAGTCATGGCCGAATTCTTATATTTCAATGTTAGAAAACATTTTTCAAACAAAATAAACAGTACAGTTTAGGACCACTGCACTGGCAAATGATTAGTGTCTCATTTTGAGCAGAAGGGAAAGATGAGTGTTTTGTCGATTCTGAGTGGCACACAAAATACACACTTTCTCCAGGCCAAGTGCAATGCAGAAAGAACTAGGATTCCCTCCATAGCACAGAACCACAGTACTCTCCTCTCTCACGGCACTCCGGGAGGTCATCCATCACATTCCCTTTGCATGTCTCCTCTGACTTCTCCTCAAAGTCTGTAGAACTGAAGTTTGTGTAGGGTCTCTTTTTTGGCCATTGACAGAGCAGTACACTTGGGAGCAGTAGCGCTGGCTTCAAGGCAGTGGTGCAGTACAAGCTCTTGTGCACCAGGCCTGAAGGGAGCAGTGTGTGCTGTGGATGAAAGCCCTCCACCATGGGGTCCCTGTACAATCTGTTAGTTTCCTCCCGTCACCACACATTCTCAAGATAGGCCTATGTCGTCTTGGCCCatataaaatgtttttatttgaagGCCGTGTTTGAGGTCGAAGCTGTGCCAAGTTAAAGAGGATTCTTACAAAAGCCAACCAACCACTCTGCCATTACAGTAACAAGAATGAATGATATGATCTTCCCTGAATACTGAAGACCCCAGTAAAAACACTGGTCTGTCTGACAAAGAGAGTGAATTAGGAGCAGGATTTCTATGGGCAGATACATGGGGGGAGAGAAACAATTGTACATGACAAGGAGTAAGAGTAACAGCAGCCGTGATTATGTGCTCTACAGTGGTTCTCATGAAATGAAGGAAGAGTTGGATACATGAAGGGATGAGTGAGGAGAGGTTGTGTCATCACAGATGGGGTGGTAGTAGGTGATCTAGTCCTGTATTTGTGAATCGGTTCCCTGGGTTAACGTGTACATGTCGTGTGCAAGTATGtaggtgtgtgtgaatgtgagaaTGTGTGAAGGGGAGAAAGACAAATCCCTGGGCTACACTGGAGGGGGTGATATGGGAGAGGTCCACAAAGGGCCATAACCTCCATCCATcgcatccccctgttcctctagtAGAACTATGTGGAACCCCTCTTCTGTAGCTCCTCAATAAAGGCTgtggaacaggagagagacaagaaACAATCAATACAACACCTGACAAAGAAAAGTACTGCCTTTGTTctgttctcccccccccccccacttaaTTTGGACTTTTATACAAATGTCATTGAAGCGGTTTCCGTGTGAAAAATAGTTGTGGCCCAAAACAAATATCTGCATTGTCTCACCTCCGATTATCTCCTCCTTGACTTTTTGTAACTCCTTCCGCATCTCATCAAGAATCTCCTACAGGAAGCAACCAAAACATTCTATAATTTGCAGTCTTAGTATTGCATATGATTATATGTCTGTACTAGTCTTGGCATTAGAGGTGCTTCAGAAAATAATATTTACCTGTTTAATCCTCTCCATATCTGTCTCTTCACCACCTCCAGCATCATTACTACCACCTGCATGCTTCACCCTGGACACGGTGTGGAGACGGGGTGGAAAGAAAGCGAGTGggtaggggaggcagagagaaagggagagactgaTTAAGATCGAACATAGTTCCATCACTGACAACCCACGCTGTTAATCCAACCCATCACCATAGCACCCCCAAAGAGGCCTCAGGAAGCACCACACATACACCAGACAACCCAAGGCTAGCTTTCAAAGTTTCAATGACATTTGACTGTTGACCACAGAACCAAATGTCCAGAAATgccagacaaaacacacaaaatTCCATTCTATACTACATCAAGGGATATCAATTCACATATCAGAATGGAATGATGCAGATGAGAAAGGCTGTCACAGTAGTCATAGCGTTCTGAAGtccactaggtggtgctgtcaaCAGTACAATAGCCCAGCACCACGATCTGAAGCTGTGCCCCTGTTGAcctgacagagagaagggagatggGACGGTATGCTAGAGAGAACATGAAAGCATTAGTCCTGTTGTCTTGTCAGGGGAGGGACTTTGTACCTGGGACCCTGGGGCAAGGGAGAGGTGGAGTCCATGCTCTTGGAGATGGAGTTATTCCTGTTTGTGAGAGACACACACTCTGCTCTTACAATGTGAAGTAACCAATtcatcaacacacacacccctctttgAATTCTGAGACTGACATACGTCCACACAGGCTGCTcttactacagacagagagagagagagagagagagagagagcataggaaGGTGAAAACTTACCTGGGCATAGTGGCTGATTTCTCCCATGGTCTTCTTCCAAGAGTGTCtaaaaaggagagagggatattttACATCAAAATTGTATAAAAgtctaatattaagcacatttgTCTTCCTAGGTACAAACAAAACAGACTGACACACGCAGTTCTCACCACTTTGGCCTTGAGACTCTGAGTCATCCTGTAGGGAGAAAGGAAACAGAGACCAGACAAACGTGAGTGTTTTTTGACTACATGGAAATTGCTCAATTATGTACTTACGACATAGTTGGCCAATAAATTAACAAATACTTACATTATCTGCTGTCTTAGCAGGTGGCTTAGCCCCACCGTCTGCCATTTTTTTCCTGAAAAAGATAGACAAAAGGAGAGTAATAGTGTGGTACAACACTTAAAGATTCACTAAGCCGGATCAGATCCATAGAGGTGCATACACAGCGCTCTTGACTGGGGTGTATGAATCTGTTCATTTATAGCAGTGCTCTCTTCAGTACCACCTACCTCCGTGCCAGGATGGATGCCATCTCACCCATCaggcctcctccaccaccaccaccaccgatGGACCCACTGGTGCGGCTTTGATCAGGCTTGGCAGCCGGTGCTGCAGCAGAAGAAGCAGCAGCAACACTACCACTATCATCCTACAGAGAGCAGTAGAAGACACAGGAGCGGTTAGAGTATCGATACAACACCACCTTTAGCTCTAGCTAGCACTGCAAAACAGAGAGGCTCGGCATTCAAAATGATTTGCATTGAAGTCCAAATCAGAAATAATTGGTGGTTGCATAAAATGTGGAGATCGATACAACAAATACAAAACAACTGTTACGCTAATTCTTATCCTGAGGCCACTatttctcctttctgtctctcacctTGGCCACTCTGCGGAGCTTGGCCGCAGCTAAGGCTGTCGCCAGGCCCCCTGCACCTCCCCCTAGGCCCCCATCTCCTCCTGGGGAGGGCAGCGGTGGGGCGGGCGGGGGTCCTGATCCTGCGGCCGGGGGTCCTGGGGGAGGAGGtccagggggaggagggggcccAGACGGAGGAGGTCCTGGGGGTGGAGGGGGCCCCGGAGGTGCTGGGGGGCCAACGGTGGGACTGGAGGAGTGGGCACTAAAAATAAAAAAGGTAAGAGGCTGTCACAGTGTTGAAAAAGGCGAACTGTATTGCTGTCAGTGTGGCTGTTTGACACAAGATGGTGACTCTGACCTGCTGCagcttgttgtctctctctctccagtctctcccactcctgccgctctctctcttgctgctcCAGCCTACAGGGACAAAACTCATGGGGattaacacagagacaaacaaacatacaCTAATACACCCAAACAGATTTAGAAAAGGCACAAATAATATAACAATGTTGTATATGGTGAAGGGATGAATGGGAAGGCACCACATCCTCCATGAAAATAAGGTATCTAACCAGAGGTGGCATAGCAGAGAAATTACATTTTGTTTTTCATCTTTCGACAATAATAACATGGCAAGTGAACTGTACCAGCAATCCTTTCATTAAAGCAACAACCATGTTCAAACAATCACAGTGggcactgtctaactgtctaatgcTCTGGAGCAGTGTTAGACTGAAGAGCATATTCGTGAATAAATTGTGCTGACTATGCGGCCATGCTGGGTCTGTGAAGGGGCATTTCACAGCTTCTGATTAGCCCAGCACTGAAATTAAAGTCCACATCTGGCCAGAAGCCCTAATCCGGGTCGCTCCAGGTCCCCTACCCCAACACATCTGTCACCCACAGGAGCTGCTGTCGCCACACACACTTTAAAGCACTGTTGGTTGACTGAGGGCTGGTGTAGACTTTGCCATGATAATTACTTACGAGCGCATCCCAATGATGCAGAGTTTAAAATAAAACACACAAGAATGGAGATATATATAGGGagtaacagtaccagatcaatgtgcagaggtacaaggtatttgaggtagatacactacatgaccaaaagtatatggacacctacttgtcaaacatctcattccaaaatcatgggcattaatatggcgtTGGTctaccctttgctgctataacagcctccaatcttctgggaaggctttccactagatgttagaacattgctgcggggacttgcttccattcagccacaagagcattagtgaggttgggcggttaggcctggctcgcagttgccCTTCCAATTCatgccaaaggtgttcgatggggttgtcAGGACTCTGTACAGGCCAATAAAGTTCTTtcacactgatcttgacaaacaatttctgtatgggcctcgctttgtgcatggggaattatgctgaaacaggaaagaacctttcccaaactgttggaAGCAtggaattgtctagaatgtcattgtgtgctgtagcattaatatttcccttca
Proteins encoded:
- the vaspb gene encoding LOW QUALITY PROTEIN: vasodilator-stimulated phosphoprotein (The sequence of the model RefSeq protein was modified relative to this genomic sequence to represent the inferred CDS: inserted 1 base in 1 codon), which codes for MSESSICQARATVMIYDDGNKMWLPAGTGSQTFSRVQIYHNPSTNAFRVVGRKMQTDQQVVINCPIVKGLKYNEATPNFHQWRDARQVWGLNFGSKEDAALFASGMAHALEVLNSLADAGYATLPRPVSNGPSPEELEQQRRLEQQERERQEWERLERERQQAAAVPTPPVPPXGPPAPPGPPPPPGPPPSGPPPPPGPPPPGPPAAGSGPPPAPPLPSPGGDGGLGGGAGGLATALAAAKLRRVAKDDSGSVAAASSAAAPAAKPDQSRTSGSIGGGGGGGGLMGEMASILARRKKMADGGAKPPAKTADNDDSESQGQSDTLGRRPWEKSATMPRNNSISKSMDSTSPLPQGPRVKHAGGSNDAGGGEETDMERIKQEILDEMRKELQKVKEEIIGAFIEELQKRGST